GGACGTTCGGCGGCACGGTCTGCTGCCGTCCGCTGGTCGGCAGGGTGATGGAGACCGACCCGCGCTTGTCGAGTTCCAGCAAGGTGATCAACTCGCCGAGGACGCGGGGCAGATCACCGCGATTGATCTCGTCCACGATGATCAGGAAGATGTCGTCCGGGGCGTCCTTGGCTGCCGCGCAGACCCGGAGGAAGACTCCGTCCTTCATCTTCAGATGCAGCCCGGCCCCGTCCGCTGCCGTGTCCGGCCTGAAGCCCTCGACGAAGTCCTCGTATCCGTAGGACGGATGGAAGGTCACCATCGTGAGCCGTGCCGCCCGTGCCGCCCGTGCCCCCTGTGCCTTTTCGGGCTGTCCCGCCTTTCCGTCCCCGTTCGCCGGCTCGGGCACTGCGGACAGTTCCGCGAGGCCCGCGGCCCGCTCGGCCGGAGTCGCCTCGATCAGGTCCCCGCGTCCCGCAAGGGCGAGAGCGACATTGAGCGCGAGCCGGGTCTTGCCGGTGCCCGGCGGGCCCTGGAGCACGACCTGCCCCTTGTGCTCCAGCAGATCCCGTACTTTCCGTACGTCATCGGGAAGTTCGTCATCGGGGAGCTCGGCCCCCCTCACCGCCGCGGCCTTCTCCGCGATATCGGCCTCGCCGGCCCGGTCGGTGTCACCGATCCAGCCGTGCTTGACGGCGTCGTCGTACCGGCCTCGCCCGTGCCGGATCTCCCGCATCAAGGTGGCAGGCACCTTGGCGAGCGTCTGCTGCCAGGCGTGCCGGGGCGCGTCGAAGATCTGGGCGTACGAGGTGTCCCAGTCCACGCCCACGGTGTGGAGGTGTGTCTGCGCGGCGGAATCGTATGCGTACCCTCCCACGACGGTGCCCACGGCCAGCACCTCCGACTTCCCTCGGTTGGCGACGACGAGATCGCCGAGTTCAAGGTCGCGGAAGGCCAGCAACTGCCGTGCGAGCCGGAGGTTTCCGCCGGTGCTGTGCGGCCACTGCTGGTCCAGTGCGGCCTTGAGCTCCTGGTCGCTCTCGTACTGAACCAGACTGCCGACCTCGTCCCAGGCGATCCGGATCCGACTGTTCCGGAGGCAGTCGTCCCAAAGGCTCGCGCGTTCCCCGGGCGCGATCTTCCAGATCACGCGGTCATGGGGACGCGGATTGTGGAAGGTGTACAGGAAGTCCATCAGCTCATAGGGACTCCACCCCCTGAACTCCTCGTACTCACGCAGGAGATCGAGGAGTTCGCGGTTCGCCCGCCACGTACGCACACCTGAGGAGTAAGCGCGCGGCCTGCCGCCCAGCAACGCGGTGAAGTGGCGGATGTGCGCGGCCGAGAAGATGGGCAGGAACACGCCGGGGAAGTAGACCGCCAGCGCCTTCGTAGTCAGCGCCTGTCCGTACGACAGCGACTCCAGGTCGTCCAGAGGGTCGTAATCCCCCTTCCGCGCCGCGTCGAAGGCCGTCACGAACTCGGAGCGCACCTGGATCCATGCCGCTTCCACCTCCAGCCCGCTCAACAGGCTGGGCACGACACGCCACTGGCCCGACCGGTGCTGGAAGATGATGTGCTTCGCCGCGCTGC
This genomic interval from Streptomyces sp. NBC_00464 contains the following:
- a CDS encoding McrB family protein, with amino-acid sequence MAEGGQFREGLAARIARFDREGARQAAALAEVERQQVLTSFPLEGWEKLKLEQYALGPDGRRSGLSFCRLMEYGTDNFGSIRGGSAAKHIIFQHRSGQWRVVPSLLSGLEVEAAWIQVRSEFVTAFDAARKGDYDPLDDLESLSYGQALTTKALAVYFPGVFLPIFSAAHIRHFTALLGGRPRAYSSGVRTWRANRELLDLLREYEEFRGWSPYELMDFLYTFHNPRPHDRVIWKIAPGERASLWDDCLRNSRIRIAWDEVGSLVQYESDQELKAALDQQWPHSTGGNLRLARQLLAFRDLELGDLVVANRGKSEVLAVGTVVGGYAYDSAAQTHLHTVGVDWDTSYAQIFDAPRHAWQQTLAKVPATLMREIRHGRGRYDDAVKHGWIGDTDRAGEADIAEKAAAVRGAELPDDELPDDVRKVRDLLEHKGQVVLQGPPGTGKTRLALNVALALAGRGDLIEATPAERAAGLAELSAVPEPANGDGKAGQPEKAQGARAARAARLTMVTFHPSYGYEDFVEGFRPDTAADGAGLHLKMKDGVFLRVCAAAKDAPDDIFLIIVDEINRGDLPRVLGELITLLELDKRGSVSITLPTSGRQQTVPPNVRIIGTMNSADRSVGHIDSAIRRRFAFLDVTPDLDSLDGEVEGLGLASLLEGLNERLGTQFGPDHLLGQSYLLSDDRPLATAEQLSYAFYHEIVPLVTDYCLGRPDMLGVVLGDMVDGRTGQVVQTNPRDLPGMLAKVFVTAGTVETPDDDGASGAYQWDED